A region of Streptomyces sp. R44 DNA encodes the following proteins:
- the hutI gene encoding imidazolonepropionase has translation MTTTLITNIGSLVTNDPTLGEGPLGLIKDAALVLEGEKVSWVGPAAQAPAADQAVDAAGRAVIPGFVDSHSHLVFAGDRTAEFNARMSGRPYQAGGIRTTVAATRAASDAELSANVARYMWEALRQGTTTFETKSGYGLTVEDEARALRIAAEHTDEVTYLGAHIVSPDYADDPAGYVKLVTGEMLDACAPYARWVDVFCEKGAFDGDQARAILKAGMAKGLQARVHANQLTYGPGVQLAVELDAASADHCTHLTDADIDALAQGDTVATLLPGAEFSTRAEWPDARRLIDVGVTVALSTDCNPGSSFTSSMPFCIALAVRDMLMTPDEALWSATAGGAAALRRTDVGHLNVGARADLTILDAPSHVHLAYRPGVPLIAEVWRKGVRAV, from the coding sequence ATGACGACGACGCTGATCACGAACATCGGCAGCCTGGTCACGAACGACCCCACCCTCGGCGAAGGCCCCCTGGGCCTGATCAAGGACGCCGCCCTCGTCCTGGAAGGCGAGAAGGTCTCCTGGGTGGGCCCGGCGGCGCAGGCCCCGGCGGCCGACCAGGCCGTCGACGCGGCCGGCCGCGCCGTCATCCCCGGCTTCGTCGACTCCCACTCGCACCTCGTCTTCGCGGGCGACCGCACGGCGGAGTTCAACGCCCGGATGTCGGGCCGGCCGTACCAGGCGGGCGGCATCCGCACGACCGTCGCGGCGACGCGCGCGGCGAGCGACGCCGAACTGTCCGCGAACGTCGCCCGCTACATGTGGGAGGCCCTGCGCCAGGGCACCACCACCTTCGAGACCAAGTCGGGCTACGGCCTCACCGTCGAGGACGAGGCCCGCGCCCTGCGCATCGCCGCGGAGCACACGGACGAGGTCACCTACCTCGGCGCGCACATCGTGTCCCCCGACTACGCCGACGACCCGGCGGGGTACGTGAAGCTGGTGACCGGCGAGATGCTGGACGCCTGTGCCCCGTACGCCCGTTGGGTCGACGTCTTCTGCGAGAAGGGCGCCTTCGACGGCGACCAGGCCCGCGCGATCCTCAAGGCGGGCATGGCGAAGGGCCTGCAGGCCCGCGTCCACGCCAACCAGCTCACGTACGGCCCCGGCGTGCAGCTGGCGGTCGAGCTCGACGCGGCGAGCGCCGACCACTGCACCCACCTGACCGACGCCGACATCGACGCCCTCGCCCAGGGCGACACGGTCGCGACGCTGCTTCCGGGAGCCGAGTTCTCCACCCGGGCCGAGTGGCCGGACGCCCGCCGCCTGATCGACGTGGGCGTCACCGTGGCCCTCTCCACGGACTGCAACCCGGGCTCGTCCTTCACGTCCTCGATGCCGTTCTGCATCGCCCTCGCCGTCCGCGACATGCTCATGACCCCCGACGAGGCCCTCTGGTCCGCCACGGCCGGAGGCGCCGCGGCCCTCCGCCGCACGGACGTCGGCCACCTGAACGTCGGCGCGCGTGCGGACCTGACGATCCTCGACGCCCCCTCCCACGTCCACCTGGCGTACCGCCCGGGCGTCCCGCTGATCGCGGAGGTCTGGCGGAAGGGCGTGCGAGCGGTCTGA